GGCCATCGACGACGGTTATTCATGCACCGCGATCAGCTTCAGGTACGGGCAGAAGCACACCAGGGAGCTGGAGTCCGCGGACAGGGTCTGCAGGCACTACGGGATAGCCCACGCGGTCATCGACCTCGACCTTTCATCATTCCGCTCGGCCCTCACCAGGGACGACCTGGAGGTCCCCATGGACAGGGAGGGCGACCTGGCCGAGGAGATCCCCATCACCTACGTTCCCGCCAGGAACATCGTGTTCCTGAGCATAGCCGCCGGACTGGCGGAATCCATCGACGCCGAGAGGATCTACCTCGGCGCGAACGCCGTCGACTACTCCGGATACCCGGACGACCGCCCCGACTTCCTGGAGGCATTCCAGAAGATGCTCGACAAGGGCACCAAGGCCGGTGTCGAGGGACACACCGTCCAGGTGACCGCACCCCTCCTGTATCTCACCAAGGCGCAGATCGTGGAGCTGGGGATGAAGCTGAAAGCCCCCCTGGAGCTCACCTGGTCCTGCTACAACGGCGGGGAGAGGGCATGCGGGCACTGCGACTCCTGCCGCCTGAGGCTGGAGGGATTCCGCAAGGCGGGATTCAGGGATCCGATCGCCTACGAGGAAGGGATCCAGCAATGAAGGTCGTCGAGCACTTCCTTTCGCTCCAGGGGGAGGGCCTCATGATCGGCCGTCTCACCTACTTCATCCGCACCGCGGGATGCAGCCTCCGCTGTGCCTGGTGCGATACCGCATGGTCGAGGAGATTCGACCAGGGCGAGGAGATGTCCGTTTCCCAGATACTGGCACTTGTGAAGGACGTTCGGAACGTTTGCGTCACCGGAGGGGAGCCCCTCGAGCAGGAGGAGATGCCCAAGCTTCTGCAGGCGCTCGCGGACGCGGGCAAGACCGTGGTCCTGGAGACCAACGGATCCATGGACATCTCGGTGGTCCCCCATTCGGAGAACATCATAATCAGCATGGACATCAAGTGCCCCTCCTCCGGGATGCAGGACAGGATGTACCTGGGCAACATGCTCTCACTTACTGCGAAGGACCAGCTGAAGTTCGTCATCGCCGACAGGCAGGACCTGGATTACGCCGAGAACTTCATCAGGGAACACCCTACCGACGCCAACGTGATCTTCTCGGCAGTCGGCGGACTGGACATCAGGACCCTCGCTGAGGAAGTGGTCTCGAAGGGACTCGACGTGAGGGTGCTCCCCCAGCTCCACAAGCTTATCTGGGGAGATAAGAAAGGGGTGTGAGTCACTCGAACTTCCTCTCGTGGCCGATACGGCCCACGACATATTCCGCGGCTTCCTGGACAGTGTACTCGTCCATGTCGTACCACACGCGGATCCCGGCATCCTGCAGGATCTTTATCCCGTGAGTGCCGATGCCGCCGCAGATGACGTGCTCCACACCCAGGGGGACGATGGAGTTGGCGACCTTGTAGCCGGCACCCTCGCCGCTGGCATACTCGTTCTCGACCACGGTGTAGTCGAGGTTCTCGGAATCCACGATCAGGAAGAAGGGGGCGTGGCCGAAGTCCTCGGCCACAAGGGATTCCAGGGTGTCCCCTTCCGCAAGGACGCCCATTTTCATTGTTTCTTGTCCTCGACGGCGGTGCGCTGGGCCTCGAGGTACGCCTGCTCGTTCTCGATGGTGCGGATGACCTTGTTGACGATCTCCCTGAATGATTTGGCGGACGCGGAGGCGGGGTCGGCCTCGACGATGGGCAGACCGGAGTCCCCTGACTCGGCGACGGCTGCCTCCATGGGGACCCTTCCGAGGAACTGGACGCCCATGTCCTTGGCGGCTGCCTCTCCCCCGCCGGACTTGAAGATGTTGACGACCTCCCCGCAGTGGGGGCAGACGAACCCGCTCATGTTCTCGATGATTCCGATGACGGGGATGTGGGTCTGGAGTGCGAAGGTCACGCTCTTCCTGGAGTCGAGGATGGCGACGTCCTGGGGGGTGGTGACGACGATGGCACCGTCGGCTTTCGGGATGAGCTGGACGATGGAAAGCGCCTCGTCCCCGGTTCCCGGGGGCATGTCGATGACCAGGTAATCGAGGTTGCCCCACTGGACATCCTCGATGAACTGCCTGACGGCACCCATCTTGACGGGGCCCCTCCACATGATGGCGGAGTCCTTGTCGGGAAGGAGGAACGCCATGGACATGATCTTGAGGGACGGGGGGTACATGACGGGGATGAGTTTGTCGTTCTCGACAAGGAGTTTCTCGTCCTCGACGTGGAACATCTTGGGGATGTTGGGTCCGGTGATATCGATATCCATGATCCCGGTCTGGTATCCTTCCTTGGAAAGTGCGACGGCAAGGTTGGAGGAGACGGTGGACTTCCCCACTCCTCCCTTTCCGGAGATGACGATGATGACGTGCTTGATGTTGGAGAGGGTCTCCCTCAGCTTGGTCTCTTCCTCGATGTCTTCTGCGCTCATCATTGGTTTAGACATGATTCACTCCTCTAATGGCGCCAGAATCTCAACCGTCCGATATAACCGTTCGCTTGGCCTAGGTTAACGGATATTGGGAAATGTTGAAAAGAGGGGCATGCCATCCACTGCCCATGCCCATAGGAGACCCCCACGGAGGCCTGTTCACGTACACGGACGAGGGTCTTCCCCGTTCGTCTTTCATGTGCAGCGTGCCGACCCCCGATCCGCTCAGGGCCGTGGGATTCTACCGCGACACCCTGATGATGAAGGTCCTGTACTCCGGGCCGGAGGAAGCGGTCGTCAGGAGGGAGAGGTGCACAATCCGCCTGTTCAGATCCGAGAATTACGGGATCGACACGGGCATCTTCATCGGCGTCGACGACCCCTACGATTTCCACCGCAGGATGATCGACGAGGGGGTTAGGTTCAAGATGGACCCCAGGCGCCTGCCCATGGGTGTGGCGACGTCCTTCTTCGATTGCGACGGGAACATCCTGTACGTCATGGAGACGGGAGCCGTGCCCGAAGATGATAATAACGAGACGGGAGATTCCCACTCATGAAGGTCATCCTCCTGGACGGAAGCGCGAAGCCTATCGGCAACACCAGCAACATCCTCGCCGATTTCGCCGACGAGCTCGAGAGGGAGGGTATCGAGACCGAGCACATCCAGCTCTACGCCTACGACTTCACCAGCTGCAACGACTGCCGCACCTGTGAGGTCCGCGGCGACGGAAGGTGCATCGACGAAGCGGACGGCTTCAACGACATCCTCGATGTCATGAGGGAGGCCGACGGGATCGTGCTCGCATCCCCCGGGTACGCGGGAAGTGCCAGCGGCAGGATGAGGACCTTCCTCGAGCGTGCAGCCCTCGTCCTGGAGAAGGGGGACCGCGGGCTCCGCGGGAAGGTCGGTGCGGCGATTGCCGTCTCCGAGCATGACGGTGCCGAGAGCACCTACATGCAGCTCGTATGGTGGATGCTCAAGAGCGAGATGCATGTCGTCGGGACCTGCCCCATGCCGATTTTCCATGCCCTCGGACAGTACGAGGACGATACCAAGGCCATGAAGGGGCTCAAGAGGCTTGCCGAGAACATGACCGAACTCATCATGCTCAAAACTGGCGAGTTGTAAACATCAATTCATACATCTTACATTTTTTGTCGATGTTTTTACACATTTAACAAATTGGATTTATCTCGATTACTTACAATTGGATTAATCGTCCGATACATTAAATATAGAACTTCCGTTTTTGAATTGGATTAATAATCCAGGAATTAATCATGGAAAAGACTCAGATGCTTGCTCTCGCAGCCGTCGCCATTATCGCGGTCGCTGCGATCGGTGCAGGAGCGTACTTCCTCACCAAGGATGATGGAGATTCCGGAGAGGTTACCGATTCCGTCGGCAACGTCATCGATACCACCAAAACCTACTCGAAAATCGCATCCACCACCGCCGTCGGAACCGAGGTCGTTTGTGATCTCGGTCTGAGGGCCAATATCGTCGGTGCCACCAACAGTGCGCACATCTACGACATGACCACCCACGTCAGCGGTGTCGCCCTCGAGTTCGACTACCCCTCCACCATGAAAGCAGACATCGACTCCGGCAAGATCGCCAAGTTCAAGTGGAACTGGTCCTCCGAGACCGTCGCGGCAACCAACCCCGACCTGGTCCTCCTCGACCCCAGCAGCGTCGCCACCGACGACTCCAAGATGAAGCAGCTCCAGGCTCTCGGAATCACCTGCTTCGTCCTCTGGGACGAGAACAACTGGGAGGACATCGGAAAGAACTACAAGGTTCTCGGAAAGGTCCTCGACAAGTACGACCGCGCCAAGGAGATCGTGAAGGCCGGTGAGAAGGCAGACGCCAAGATCATGGAGAAGTTCAAGGACCAGCCTTCCAAGAAGATCGCATACGTCTGCTACTGCTACGGCACCTACTACATCTACGACTCCTCCGGTCTGATGGATGCTGCCCTCAAGCTCGGATGCACCAACGCAATGGCTTCCGACAAGACATCCACCATCACCGCAGAGCAGATCCTCTCGGCGAACCCCGACTTCATCATCTTCGACGACATGGGAACCAGTCTCGACTGGAACGCCGTCATCGCAGAGTGGAAGGCCGACCCCGTCATGAACAGCATCCCCGCGATCGCCAACAACAAGTTCTACTGCATGGAGGCAACCCCCTTCCAGGCAACCTCCTACCCCACCATCCACTACGTCATGGGAGAGGGACTTGTCGCGACCATGATCTACCCCGATGTCGCTGGCGTCACCATCACCGGTAACGTCATCACCGAGGCAAACTACGTCGGATACCTTAGCTGGCTCGATGCCTGAACAAACAGCCGGGCTTCGGCCCGGCCAACATCGATGTGAGACAATGTCGGACGACAACGAGAGACTGGCCAACGAGGTCCACGGAAGGACCGTCGGGACGCGTGCCATCAGGCACAGGGCCACGGTCATAGTCGTTCTCGGAATCGTTGGGATAGTGGTCCTGTATATCTTCTCCCTCACGATGGGTGCCTACCACATCGGATTCTTCGAGGCCTTCGACCAGATGAAGGAGGTCATCACGTCCTGGGGAAAGCCCGAAGACGTCAGCGGGAAGGTCATCTACCATCTCCGTATGCCCCGTTCCATCGCAGTACTCCTCGTCGGAGGGGGACTCGCCGTGGCCGGAGCCGTCATGCAGGCCCTCATCCACAACCCCCTGGTCGACCCGTACGTCACCGGAGTCTCCTCCGGAGCATCCTTCGGTGTCGTGGTCATGACCCTCGGCGGTGCGATCACCGTCGGAAGCCTGGCCACCATGTGGCTGATCCCCGTGGGAGCCATCATCGGTGCGGTCGGAGCGTTCCTCCTGACCATGAGCGTCGCCGAGGCTGCCGGCGGGAAGGCCATGAGCTACGTCCTAGGAGGAACCATCATGGCCTCCGGACTTAGCGCCGGCACCACGCTGATCATGTACTACAACGCAGACAAGATCCAGCACATCACCGCATGGATGTTCGGAAGCTTCTCCAGCATCCAGTGGGACGACGTGTACGTCATGACCATCCCGATAGTCGCGATCATCGCGTTCATCATCTACCAGGCGCGCAACCTGAATGTCATGCTCCTCGGAGAGACCCAGGCGCAGTATCTAGGAATGAACGCCCGCACCTACAAGCGCAACATGCTGATCCTCACGGCGATCCTCACCGCATTCTGCGTCGCATACTGCGGAGTCATCGGATTCCTGGGACTCATCATCCCCCACCTCTGCCGTATGGTCGTCGGAGGGGACCACCGCGTCCTCATCCCCACCAGCGTCGTCGTGGGAGGCCTTGTTCTGCTCGTGGCGGACATCGTCTGCAAGAGCAATACGGGAGGAGAGCTGCCGATCGGTGCGATTATTTCGGTCATCGGAGTGCCGTTCTTCATCTTCCTGATGGTCAAGGAGGGAAAGAAGTATGTCATGTGACGGTGAGCCGGTTCTCCGCGTAAGCGACATGGTGTTCGGATACGCGAAGAAGAACAACCTGGAGGACATAACGTTCGACATCTCCCCCGGGGAATTCGTCGCCGTGATGGGACAGAACGGTTCCGGAAAGACCACTCTGATGAGGTGTATCAACAAGATCCTCAAGATCAGGTCCGGGGAGATCCTCGTGGACGACAACAGCGTCAAGACCATGACGATGGAGGAGATCGCCCGCCTGTGCACGACGGTGCCGGCAGATACCTCTCTGGACTTCTCCCTGACCGTCAGGGACTTCGTCTCCCTCGGACGCTCCCCCTTCCTCAAATCCGTATGGTGGGAGGACGCCGAGGACGAGAGGATCATCGACCAGGCGCTTTGGGATTTCGGGATCACGCAGTACGCCGGACGCAGGCTCCACGAACTCTCCAGCGGAGAGCGCGCCCGTGTCCTGCTCGCGAAGGGAGTGGTCCAGACCCCCAAGCTGATGCTCGTGGACGAGCCATCCGCCCACCTGGATATCAAGTACAAGGTCCAGGTCATGGAGCTCCTGAGGATGCTCGCCGATAAGGGGATGGCCATCCTGATGGCCAACCACGACATCAACCTCCTGACCCGTTTCTGCGACAGGATCCTCCTGCTGCACGAGGGCCATATCATCGGAGACGGCACTCCGCGCGAGGTCATCAACGAGGAGAACATCCGCAAGGTGTTCGGCATCGAGGTGGACATGGTGGAAGCCCAGGGCGTCCCATATGTACTCCCGACCGGAAGCACCGAGTGGAGCAGCGATTCAAAACAGTCCGCCGAATGAGGCGGCTCCGCAGGTCTTCTTCCGGACCTGCGGAATTAATTTCCATTCGGGTAAGATTGCCCGAAAAAGATTATCTGGCACTTCTCAGAAGAAGTAGAACCCGCAGTTGTTGTCGACGCAGGTCTTGGCCATGGCCTCGAGTCTGTCGAGTACCCCGCTGTAGCGGTGGACAGCCATCTTCCCGTCGGCAACGAGGGCGGGACGGAGGATCTCCACCTCCTTCAGGAGGGCCTCGGCATCGGCGGAGGCGAACTTCCTGCCGGATTCGGCGGACTGTGGGACGGATGCCACGATGGCGCATCCGCACCTCTGGGCGATCTCGGGGAGCTTGCTGTTGGAGGGGCCGAAGGTCTCCAGGCAGTTCTTGCCCTTGTTCCACGCCAGGGGGCAGTTCTCGCACATGGCGGTCGCCTCCTCGAAATCGGTCTCCTGCCACTCGGTGACCTCGTTGTAGTGGTCCCCGGCGGCGAGGACCTCATCCCTCTGCGAGGGGTCGATCTTGTCCAGATCCACCCATCCGGTGGCCACGCTCTTGGCGAGGGGTCCGAGTATCGCAACATCCTCATCCTTCTTGACCTTGTCAAGGTAGATGCAGGTGGACTCGGGGTTGATGCGGTTCCTGGAGAGGAAGGCCTCGAAGTCGGGGAAGGCCTTCTTGGCATCGCCGAGGGAGACGACCATGTCATGCCCCTGGAGTTCCTCGAACTTCCCGTCGGGCATCTTGATCCTGATGATGTGCAGTTTCTTCGCCCTGCACGGCGCGTTCTCCGCCTCGGTCTCGCAGATCGCAATCTCGTATCCCATTTCAGTCACCTTTGCGATGCATTTCGTGCATCCCTGCTGTCGAATCGGAGAGACCGATAATAACACTTACGTTTATGATTCTGGACGGCACAGTTAAATATGCGCCAAGAAAACCGCTTGAACAGACCTTGGCCCGCCGCCTCTCGGCTACGACAGAGGTTTCATAGTACTAGTTTGGCTGTCAGCCGGACTCCCTGCCTGGCACGATTGTTTCTCACTGTCGGAACAAAAAACGAGCAGACCACGGTTAGTTTCCGCGGTCCCTTTTTGTATATTCAGACCATATGGGGACTTATGGCAGACATCAGGGTCCGCAAGAGGAAGAGACTCAGAAACAAGGAAGCGAAGGCTCTAGCCGATGCTATCTCCGCGGACATCGGAGTACCTGTTTTCGGCGACGACGAGCCTGTGGACCGTGCGGAGAGCTCGGAGTACGATCTCATCTTCGTGGGGAACGACATCCTCGGCCTCATAATCAACGAGAAGCCCATGCTGACCCTCAGGGGGGTCCTGAAGTACCTGCCTCAGAAGCGTTTCGTGACCGTGGACATGGGTGCCGTGCCGTTCATCGCGAACGGTGCGGACTGCATGGGCCCCGGAATCGTGGATGCCGACCCCGAGATCAAGGAGGGGGACTTCGTCTGGATCCGCGACATCAAGAACCTCCGTCCCCTGGCCGTGGGGATATCCTCCCGCTCCGGAACGGAGCTCCTGGAGAAGAAGACCGGCAAGGCCATCAAGACGCTGAACAGCGTCGGCGACAAGCTCTGGAAGGCAGGCGAATGAGCCGTTCCGAGCGCGTGAAGACCGTACACGACCCCGTCCACGGCGGGATCACCGTGGACGGTTTCTTCCTGGACATCCTGGACCGCCACGAGATGCAGAGGCTCAGAGGGATCAAGCAGCTGGGTTACAGCAATCTGATCTTCCCCGGAGCGAACCACACCCGTTTCGAGCACTGCCTCGGCACATATCATCTCGCGGGGAAGATGGCCAAAGCCATCGGCCTCACCGAGTGCGACTCCATGGTAGTCCGCACCGCCGCGCTCATGCACGACATCTGCCACGCCCCCTTCTCCCATACCCTGGAGGGCCTCATGGAGGAGTCCACCGGACTCGACCACATGGAACTGGCCAGGAATCTCATCATGGGGAAGTCGCGCACATACAGGAAGAGGGATTCCGACCTCTTCTCCGACGAGCCTCCGATCTGTGAGATCCTGGAGGACAACGGGGTGGATCCCGTCACGGTATGCGACCTCATCGCCTTCCCGGAGACCACCGATAAGGAGAACGACGAGCTTCAGATGTCCCTCGACGGCCCCGTGGACCACTTCCCTTCCAAGGACTACATCCACCAGATCATCCACGGACCCGTGGACGCCGACCAGATGGACTACCTCATGAGGGATGCCCACTACACCGGCGTGGTGATGGGACACATCGATGTGGACAGGATACTGGCCACCCTGAGGGTGATCAACGACAGGATGTGCATCGAGAGGAGCGGTGCCCCGGCGGCGGAGGGGCTGATGGTCTCCCGTTCGCTGATGTACTCCTCCGTCTACTTCCACCAGTCCGTGAGGATCGTCAACAGGATGGTGGTGAAGGCCGCGGAGGCTTCCGGAATGGACATGTCGGACCTCTACCTCCTGGACGACAGCGATCTCCAGCAGGCGCTCCTGTCATGCGGAGGCGTTTCCTCGAGGATCATGAGGCTGATACAGAACAGGCTGTTCTACAGGAAGGCCCTGACCGTCGGGACCGTGGACACGGACGAAGATCTGGCACTGTTGCTTTCCAAGTACACTTCGAGGAAGAAGAGGGCGGAGTTGGAGAAGGACATCGCCGACAGGGCAGGCATCGACGAGAGCGAGGTCTGCGTCGAGATGCCCTCGTCTTCTACACTGCTCTCCAAGATACAGATCGGCAAGACAGACGTCTCGATTCTCGACAAGGACGGGAAGATACGCACGCTGTCGAAATCCTCGCCCATCGCCAAGTCCCTTCAGTCCAGGGACCCGTTCGGATGGAGCGTCGTCGTGGCGTGTCCGCCCGAGCACAGGGAATCCGTCAGCAAGGCGGCTACGAAGATCCTGGGGATCTGATCATCCCTTGACGACGCCGAACGGGACGAGCTTGGCGACCTTTGCGGTAAGGCCTGCGTTGCAGACGACGTCGATGATCTGGTTGACATCCTTGTAAGCGTCGGGGGCCTCCTCGAGGATGCCCTCGTCGGAACCGGATCTGAGGTAGATTCCCTGATCGGACATCTTCTTGCGTATCGCATCGACGTTGAGGTTCTCGATGGCGGCCTTCCTGGACATCTGTCTGCCGGCACCGTGGCAGGTGGAACCGAAGGTCTCCTGCATCGCACCCTTCCTTCCGGCGAGGACGTAGGTCCCGGTGCTCATATCGCCGGGGATGAGGACGGGCTGCCCGTAATCCCTGTATTTCTGGGTGATCTCGGACCTTCCGGGCGCGAAGGCGCGGGTGGCGCCCTTGCGGTGAACGAGGACATCTACGGAGTGGCCCTCGTAATCATGTCTCTCCTTCTTCGCGATGTTATGGGCGACGTCGTAGACGACGTCCATGCCGAGGTCCTCGGCGGATTCCCCGAGCACCTGCTCGAAGGACTCCCTGGCCCAGTGGGTGATCATCTGCCTGTTGGTCCAGGCGTAGTTGGCTCCGCAGCACATGGCACCGAAGTACTCCTCGCCGAGCCTGTCCTTGAGGGGGGCGCAGGCGAGCTGTCTGTCCGGGAGATCCACCGACCGGGTCTTGATGTAGTGCTCCATCTTCTGGAGGTAGTCGGTGGCGATCTGGTGTCCCACGCCGCGGGAACCGCAGTGGATGGTGATGGTGACTGTTCCTTTCTTCAGGCCGTAGGCCTTGGCGGTGGCCTCGTCGAAGACCTCGTCGACGACGTCCAGTTCGAGGAAGTGGTTGCCCGATCCCAGGGAGCCGAGCTCGGGGAGACCCCTCTTGCGGGATTTCTCGCCGACTCCGGTTTGATCGGCTTCCTTCATGCAGCCCTCCTCCTCGGTGGCCTTGAGGTCCTCCTCCCAGCCGTAGCCGTTCTCTATGGCCCATCTGGAACCTATGTCCAGGATGTCGGAGAGATCTTTCTGGGTGACTCTGGTGAGCCCCTTGGAACCCAGGCCGGAGGGGACGTTCCTGTACAGGGCGTCCATGAGGGGTCTGATTCTGTCCCCGATGTCCCCGAGGGTGATGTCTGTCTTGATCAGGCGGACGCCGCAGTTGATGTCGAAACCGATTCCCCCGGGGGAGATGGAGCCCTCGTTGACGTCCACGGCCGCGACGCCGCCGATGGGGAAGCCGTAGCCCCAGTGGATGTCCGGCATCGCCATGGAGTTGCCGACGATCTCGGGGAGGCAGGCCACGTTGGCCGCCTGCTGCGGGGAATTGTCCTGAACGACATGTGCCAGGAGCTGCTCGTTGGAGTAGATGACAGCGTTCGTGCGCATTCCCGGGAACTCGTCCTTGGGGATCATCCATCTGTTGTCGTCGATCTTCTCGAGCCTTCCCTGCCACGTCATGGTGATTGCCCCTAGGCCTCGGTTTTAGATAAAAGATGGCATGGTCGGACGGAGGACGGACTGAAAAGAAAAGAGGGGCCGGGACCGAGATTTGAACCCGAGTCAAGAGATCCACAGTCTCCTAGGATAACCAAGCTACCCCATCCCAGCCAATTGTTTTGGTAATGTGGATAGACGGTCAATCTGGTCGTCGTTAATAAAAGTTATCATAAAAAGTGATCCCGCCCATGGGGGCGGGAAGTAGTTTTAGGAGTCTTCTTCCGGAATCAGCGGGAGAAAGCCTTGACGGCGTCGACGAAGGCCTGCATGTTCTCGTCAGCGGTTGCGGGGGCGATACCGCATCCGGAGGAGATGATGTGGAAGCCTGCGTCGCAGGACCTGAAGACACCCTCCTTGACTTCCTCGGGGGTTCCCTGGAAGAGGGGCTTAACGGATCCGACGTTTCCGACGAGGACGCACTTGTCTCCGACGGCCTTGACAGCCTCGTAGGAGTCGACCTTCTCCTCGATGGAGATTCCCTTGACAGATCCGCCGACGACGGCCATCTGGTCGAGGATGGGGG
This is a stretch of genomic DNA from Thermoplasmatales archaeon BRNA1. It encodes these proteins:
- a CDS encoding ABC-type Fe3+-hydroxamate transport system, periplasmic component translates to MLALAAVAIIAVAAIGAGAYFLTKDDGDSGEVTDSVGNVIDTTKTYSKIASTTAVGTEVVCDLGLRANIVGATNSAHIYDMTTHVSGVALEFDYPSTMKADIDSGKIAKFKWNWSSETVAATNPDLVLLDPSSVATDDSKMKQLQALGITCFVLWDENNWEDIGKNYKVLGKVLDKYDRAKEIVKAGEKADAKIMEKFKDQPSKKIAYVCYCYGTYYIYDSSGLMDAALKLGCTNAMASDKTSTITAEQILSANPDFIIFDDMGTSLDWNAVIAEWKADPVMNSIPAIANNKFYCMEATPFQATSYPTIHYVMGEGLVATMIYPDVAGVTITGNVITEANYVGYLSWLDA
- a CDS encoding preQ(0) biosynthesis protein QueC, with translation MKKAVVLLSGGLDSTTTLAQAIDDGYSCTAISFRYGQKHTRELESADRVCRHYGIAHAVIDLDLSSFRSALTRDDLEVPMDREGDLAEEIPITYVPARNIVFLSIAAGLAESIDAERIYLGANAVDYSGYPDDRPDFLEAFQKMLDKGTKAGVEGHTVQVTAPLLYLTKAQIVELGMKLKAPLELTWSCYNGGERACGHCDSCRLRLEGFRKAGFRDPIAYEEGIQQ
- a CDS encoding Glyoxalase/Bleomycin resistance protein/Dioxygenase superfamily, which gives rise to MPIGDPHGGLFTYTDEGLPRSSFMCSVPTPDPLRAVGFYRDTLMMKVLYSGPEEAVVRRERCTIRLFRSENYGIDTGIFIGVDDPYDFHRRMIDEGVRFKMDPRRLPMGVATSFFDCDGNILYVMETGAVPEDDNNETGDSHS
- a CDS encoding HD superfamily phosphohydrolase produces the protein MSRSERVKTVHDPVHGGITVDGFFLDILDRHEMQRLRGIKQLGYSNLIFPGANHTRFEHCLGTYHLAGKMAKAIGLTECDSMVVRTAALMHDICHAPFSHTLEGLMEESTGLDHMELARNLIMGKSRTYRKRDSDLFSDEPPICEILEDNGVDPVTVCDLIAFPETTDKENDELQMSLDGPVDHFPSKDYIHQIIHGPVDADQMDYLMRDAHYTGVVMGHIDVDRILATLRVINDRMCIERSGAPAAEGLMVSRSLMYSSVYFHQSVRIVNRMVVKAAEASGMDMSDLYLLDDSDLQQALLSCGGVSSRIMRLIQNRLFYRKALTVGTVDTDEDLALLLSKYTSRKKRAELEKDIADRAGIDESEVCVEMPSSSTLLSKIQIGKTDVSILDKDGKIRTLSKSSPIAKSLQSRDPFGWSVVVACPPEHRESVSKAATKILGI
- a CDS encoding ATPases involved in chromosome partitioning, which translates into the protein MMSAEDIEEETKLRETLSNIKHVIIVISGKGGVGKSTVSSNLAVALSKEGYQTGIMDIDITGPNIPKMFHVEDEKLLVENDKLIPVMYPPSLKIMSMAFLLPDKDSAIMWRGPVKMGAVRQFIEDVQWGNLDYLVIDMPPGTGDEALSIVQLIPKADGAIVVTTPQDVAILDSRKSVTFALQTHIPVIGIIENMSGFVCPHCGEVVNIFKSGGGEAAAKDMGVQFLGRVPMEAAVAESGDSGLPIVEADPASASAKSFREIVNKVIRTIENEQAYLEAQRTAVEDKKQ
- a CDS encoding ABC-type cobalamin/Fe3+-siderophores transport systems, ATPase component gives rise to the protein MVFGYAKKNNLEDITFDISPGEFVAVMGQNGSGKTTLMRCINKILKIRSGEILVDDNSVKTMTMEEIARLCTTVPADTSLDFSLTVRDFVSLGRSPFLKSVWWEDAEDERIIDQALWDFGITQYAGRRLHELSSGERARVLLAKGVVQTPKLMLVDEPSAHLDIKYKVQVMELLRMLADKGMAILMANHDINLLTRFCDRILLLHEGHIIGDGTPREVINEENIRKVFGIEVDMVEAQGVPYVLPTGSTEWSSDSKQSAE
- a CDS encoding ABC-type Fe3+-siderophore transport system, permease component — protein: MSDDNERLANEVHGRTVGTRAIRHRATVIVVLGIVGIVVLYIFSLTMGAYHIGFFEAFDQMKEVITSWGKPEDVSGKVIYHLRMPRSIAVLLVGGGLAVAGAVMQALIHNPLVDPYVTGVSSGASFGVVVMTLGGAITVGSLATMWLIPVGAIIGAVGAFLLTMSVAEAAGGKAMSYVLGGTIMASGLSAGTTLIMYYNADKIQHITAWMFGSFSSIQWDDVYVMTIPIVAIIAFIIYQARNLNVMLLGETQAQYLGMNARTYKRNMLILTAILTAFCVAYCGVIGFLGLIIPHLCRMVVGGDHRVLIPTSVVVGGLVLLVADIVCKSNTGGELPIGAIISVIGVPFFIFLMVKEGKKYVM
- a CDS encoding Organic radical activating enzyme, with product MKVVEHFLSLQGEGLMIGRLTYFIRTAGCSLRCAWCDTAWSRRFDQGEEMSVSQILALVKDVRNVCVTGGEPLEQEEMPKLLQALADAGKTVVLETNGSMDISVVPHSENIIISMDIKCPSSGMQDRMYLGNMLSLTAKDQLKFVIADRQDLDYAENFIREHPTDANVIFSAVGGLDIRTLAEEVVSKGLDVRVLPQLHKLIWGDKKGV
- a CDS encoding putative RNA-binding protein (contains PUA domain) produces the protein MADIRVRKRKRLRNKEAKALADAISADIGVPVFGDDEPVDRAESSEYDLIFVGNDILGLIINEKPMLTLRGVLKYLPQKRFVTVDMGAVPFIANGADCMGPGIVDADPEIKEGDFVWIRDIKNLRPLAVGISSRSGTELLEKKTGKAIKTLNSVGDKLWKAGE
- a CDS encoding Multimeric flavodoxin WrbA produces the protein MKVILLDGSAKPIGNTSNILADFADELEREGIETEHIQLYAYDFTSCNDCRTCEVRGDGRCIDEADGFNDILDVMREADGIVLASPGYAGSASGRMRTFLERAALVLEKGDRGLRGKVGAAIAVSEHDGAESTYMQLVWWMLKSEMHVVGTCPMPIFHALGQYEDDTKAMKGLKRLAENMTELIMLKTGEL